Part of the Candidatus Brocadia sinica JPN1 genome, AGTTATCTGTTTGCAGATGAGGTTCAAAATGATACCTTACTTGAGACGGATTCAAAAAGCTTGAATGGTGGCGGACCGCAGACAGCGCAATAGAGCGGATTAGATATTCAGACGAACCAAGAGAGCCAATCAATAAATCAGAGGCTTTTATCATGGCGTTATACCCAGGCGGTGTATGTGGGATACCTATAGAATCTCCGGTTTTTGAAGTGCGGCCAATAAGTTCCGAAATGTGTTTACCCTGAATTTTTACAGCTTTCTCCTGCCATCTCTTATCCGCCTTTCCCAAGTCGTGAAAGCCGGCAGCAATGATACTCAACATTACAACGACATCAGCAAGAGCGTTAGCATCTTTATCAGGCTCGAGAAATTGAAGAATCTTTATAAGTGTCTTACGATACATGCCATTTTCCGTAAAACGCTGATGAACTTTTTCCATAACACCGGCGGTATGGTCACAAAGGGTTTGCAGCTTTCCGCCTTCTTTCTTAAAAGATTCTTCCGTTCTTTCCCTCTTATCCAGCCAATTGCTGTTAAGAATTGCATCTTGCATTTCACTTTCATCTTTGACGAAACACAGTCCTTTAGTTCTGTGCAGATAGGCTACAGATGAAGGAACAATCAAGATATCGCCAAGTCTAACGGAATCAGTCGGTGTGATAATTAATTCTCCATCTTCGTTATGCCGAACTACAACGCACTTGCCCGGCGCTTTCCTTATTAACCCCCATGCGCTGCCAAGAGAAATAGAAGATGTTTCAGGGTGTTTACCTTGCATGAGCATAAATTGCAGATCACGCTGCGCCAAGTCGTCTATGTGCACCGACTCGCCCTCTTCGATAGCAACTTCCAAAGATAGAATCTCCCTGAATACGCCTGCAATCTCGCCGGGTTTCTGCTCCTGTGCGGCACGGTCGAAAAGGTTTAAGGCAAAGGTTGTTTCATTCAGCGATTCTTCTACTGATTCGACAGCTTTTTTAGAATCACCGCCCCAAGCCTGATTTACCCATGATTGTTCAGTTGTCCAAGTAAGTAGTTGATCTGCCGGAAGATATTCTAAAGCGGCCATGACTAACGCCGATTTATAAGGCAAGGACAATTTTTCTATTTCCGTTTTAGTCGCCTTTAAAACAATGAACTGCCCTTTGGCTTCACCGTTTCTGAACCATCTTCCGCATCGTCCAGCCCTTTGCACCAGAGTGTCCACAGGCGCAGGGTCAGAAATGACTAATGGAGCGGAAATGTCAAGACCTGCTTCCGCAACTTGATTTGTCAGCAAAATCCAATCACCATCCTGCGATCCCTTCCCAAAACAAGCATACGCCCTCTCCTCTGCATCAGCCCGCCATGACCGAGGCATACGATTGTGGAGAACAATAATTTTATCGGCACTTACATCGGCCTTTATCAATCGGCCATAGGTTTCTTGCAGTCGCTCTACTGTATTCGCAAAGTATATCCTTTTCTCCTGAGTATTTTTCAATCTGTCATCAAGTTGCTGCCAGTCAAGCTTCTTATCCTCACCCTTTCCTTTGTTTTTCAGTTCAAGCGTTGAGATAGTAACTTTTCTGTGATTTTCACGGAGTTGAAGCCCTTCATCTTCTACAACCTCTCCTTCACCCACGATAACCGATTCCAAACCCAATTGGTTGGAAATTATTGATACCACGGATTTTGGCAAAGTGGCTGTAAGCACTATAGTTTGCAAACCAAGTTTTTGTCTAAAATCTATGATAGCCAGTAAAATTGATAGAGCTTTATCAGAGATACTCCAAGCCAAATGAGTTTCATCCAAGATCAGACGCGACATCAGCAATGCCCCTGCTACGGCATGTCCTGCTTTTAGTGGAAGACTGAGAGGCAAGCCAGGGACAGCACAAACAACCTGATCATAGGTTGTAATGACAACCTCCTCACCGAACAACTTACTTTCCTGAATATCTCCGTGATGGATAACAGCTGGTATCTGCTTACCATTTCGGTTCAGGCTGGAAATCTCTTTTTGAATTCCCTTGCCAAGTGACCTCAAAGGAACGGCATAAACCATTTTACAAAAACCATCCTGGATATCACCTGTAACGGCAAGCGTTTTCCCTAAGCCTGTTGGAGCAACAAGAAGCAGCGACTTACCGTCTTTCAATTTGTTAATTACATGCTTCTGAAATTGCGTATACTCCATATCTTATTTCCTCCCCGTATCCACCCACGGATTCCCTGTCCAATTAAATAATGGCATGGTTAACCTCCGGTAAAAATAATCGTTCAAGCTGATGAAACCGATTAAACCGTTTAAGCCGAAAAGGCAGTACAAACCGTTCAAGTCGATAAAACAGTTCAAGCAGTTCAAATTGTTCAAGCCGGTAAAACCGATCAAACTGTTTAAACCGTACAAACAGTTCAAACAGTAAAACCGAACAAACAGTTTAAGCCGAAGAATTCGTTTAAGCCGTTTAAACTGAAAAAACAGCTCAAGCAGTAAAACAGATAAAACCGATTAAGCCGAATACAAGCTGTTCAAACCGATAAGAAACCGTTCAAACCGAGTAAACAGTTCAAACCGTTTAAGCCGATTAAGCTGTTTGAACGGTTTAAACTGATTAAGCGGATTAAACTTCTAAATCATTTTTTGCTTTAATCTTCTTCATTATTTCATCTAGCGTTTCTTTCGTACTTTTTCGCTCTGGCATTTTATACTTTGGGCCTTTATACCGGCTGCCTTTCAGGTGTTCCATGAAGTTATTTATCATAATTGACAGTTTTTTAAAGTCGTCAATTAATCGCTTACATTCATTCTCACCAACATAGCCTTGATCCAAAGCAACGTATATCTGACTGCGCACTTCTCCGCTTGATCCTTTTGCAATCGATAAAAATTGGATAAACTCCTGATTGCCTCCTCGTTCGTGTCCTTCAGATATGTTTGACATGACTGAAACAGAGGCACGACGGATTTGATCTCTTAGTCCATAATCTTTTGAAAATGCACCGTTGGATGTAACTTTGTAAATCTTATTCGTCAATCCTCTTGCTAATTTCCAGACTTCAAGGTCTTCGAAGTACATGGTTGTCTCCCTTATAAAAAAAAGTTTAAGCGGATTAAGCCGTTTAAACCGTTCAAGCCGGATAAGCTGTACCAGCGGATCAAACCGTTTAAACAGGAGAATCCGTTCAAACCGCTGAAATCGATCAAGCAGAAAAAAACCGTTCAAGCCGATTAAGCCGTTCAAACTGTTTAAGTCGTTCAAACCGAGTAAACCGTTAAATCGTTCAACAGAGTTACATTATTAAATTCTATACCACTTTAATTTTTCCATAACCGTTTTATAGACTTCATCCTGGTTAAGTTTTGTTGTATCAATCCGAATATCGGCGGATACCTTCCTGAAATCCTTAAATAACTTTTTTACAAACTCGTATTTATCCCGGTAATTTTTGCTAAATAACCACTCGCCGCCTTGCTCGTCTTTCTTTTTCTTCTGAATCCTTTCATAGAGAATCTTCCTCTGCGCCTCTAATTTTACCGTCACCCTTTGCAACAGCGGGAGGGCTGTTTTCAGAAATGATTCTCTACAGTTCAAGCCCGTAGTTTCCAAGATGCAATTTCTCCACCTTTGCCTGGATAGATCGTAATAGAGCGCAAGCCATGCATCGGCTTTACCAAGAGGCGTTGCAGGATATTTTGAACGGTAATTACCAATCTGAAATACCGGCAGATTCAACTTCTTTGATAATCTTTTTCCCAGAGTGGTTTTCCCGGCACCTGGCAAACCGATAATGTGGATGATTGGAAAAATTTCCTTCATCAGCAAAACCTTTTCTGTTACCTTTTGTGTAAATATTCCCTATACAAAAACATACTTTGAATTACATGAAAGGGTATTTTATTTCAACGACCTTTTGAACAGGGATGTACAGGATGAACGGGATATTTTATCTTGTCTATCCTGTCTCTCCCTGTTAAAAGCCGCCCAGTATCTCTTCGGGTTCATGCGTGGCTGACCAAAAATCCTGTAACACACCCCCTAACCCCTCTTTCTAGAGGGAAGCTTAAAAGTAGCTGCCAAAGGCAACCTAACTAAACCCTGTCTCTGCAAAATTATCCTGTCTATCCTGTCCATCCCTGTTCATTTTTTTGTTCAAACCAATTAAGCCGTTTAAACAGATATCGTCTTTAATGCATCTTTTTTAGCTGTTACCATTATTCCTTTACCCGTCTTAATACTGCATTCCAAATTTCGCGAAGGTCTAATCTATCTGCCCATTGAGTGATGTAGTCAATGTCTATAATGTCACCTGATATTTTGAGGATTCCGGTAATATCTCTCAGGTGTTTTTCAGAAGCACCCTCTTTATAAAATTCCATTTTTTTTATCATAACGTCTTCCGGTGATGAGAAGTTTGCCTGGTATGTTTCAGCAGGATAGATACGATGTATCCGTTTAAACCGGCACTCGTCAAATGGTGTATTTTTCTTTACGATTACATCTACCTTAAGACCTGATGCCGGATGTATAATGTTGAACTGTCCTCTATAACGAATTGCATTCCTTATCATTTCCTCACTAATATAGAATTCCTGAATAGGAAAAGCATTGAGCAAGCCGGGAATATGTTCTTCTTTTATATCTGCTATAATGTCAATGTCATTCGTTAATCGTGACTCTCCATATGCCATAGCAGCGACAGACCCGGTTACCAGATAAGGAATCCGAAGTCGTTCAAGGATTTCAACAATCTTTTGTAGCAGTTCAAACGGCCCCATGCGTAAGCCTCCTGGTCACTTCCTGGGCAAGTCTTTTAGCATCCCATTCAGGATGAGTTTTTTTTAGATAAGTCATGAGCATATTACGCGCTGATATCCACAAGTTAAAACCAATGCAAATCCTTTCTGCAGGTGTTTTGTGGCGCAGCACTTCTGCCATAGCATCATCCACCACTTCAATTTGTCCTTTATCCAGTCTCATAATACCCGAACATGTCGGAAGAGATTATCAATACTGTGAACTTTTATCGTCTTATAATAAATCAACGTTCCTTACAATAATATATCATTTTTATTTGATTTAGTTCGGGTTAGTTAGCCAAAAAACTTAGAATCAACTTTCCGGCATTTAAAAAAAATACGCACTTCTATGAATTGGCTTGGAAGTCTTGTATTATTTGACAACAATTCTGACTCCCATTCATTATCATTCCTACCCCGTCTATCTCTGTTTCAAAGACGCAAGATATTGCGTCTTTACAAAGTTATCCTGTCTATCCTGTCCATCCCTGTTCATTTCCACATATCCGCATCCCATGCTGTTATTCTGTCCAAAACCGCACTCAAGGCCGATCCGGATCAATTCTTTTGGCCCGGTTACGGTAAAGGATTGTAATGTCCCTTTTATGTTGATGGGTTTTGTGCTGCCGTCCAATCCCTTCTTAAAGATGGTAAACTGTTTCACGGATTTTCCCTTGATAGCATGGAAATCGAATTTCAACGGTTCGCCTTCAAAAGGTTTGCCATAGAGGGTATTGTATTTGTGAATGAGGTTTTGGTTTAGGAGTTCTTTATAATCTTCGTCTCCCGGAAATAAGAAGACATCATGCTGGCCGTATGGCATGGGTTTTTTGATGAAGATGGGAGATTCTAAGGGGCGTAAATTCAAACCGATCGATCCGTTCAAGCGGTTTAAATCGCTTAAGCCGCTTGAACCGTTTAAACTGTTTAAACTGTTCAAAGGATCCGGAAGGGTTTCTACCCTGTGAATAGTTACCTGCTGTCGCCCCAGGGTTATTTCATTTCCTTCCCGGAAGATACCGTCTATTAAGTGCTGGATGAATTTATCGACCGGGGATGCGATCTGAAAAGAAAAGGTAAAGGGATTGGTTTGAGAAGCTTTGAATGAAAAACCTTCAGAACAGTTCAAACCGTGTAAGCCGTTTAAGCAGTTTGAACTGATGATCTTGATTTGCTTGTGGAATGTGATACCGGAAAATACAAAGAACTTGAATCGTTTATCGTTTTTATAGACGTAACCTTGCTCATGCAGCCATGAGGAATAATCAGGATTCGATTTAGACAAAAATTCGTAAATAATGGCTTGTAGCTGATGTTGATAGTTGAAGTCAATGATGCCGGATTTATCTGCTGAGAGGATTATTTTTATTCTCATTTTATTTTCCTTCCGATTTTCTATCAAAAAATCAAAATTCTTACTCCTCTGTTCTCTCGTGGTTTTTTATTCCTGATCTGCCCCCTTGTTTTGCACACCATAACATATCAGGAGACTATGTCAACCGTTTTTTCAAGAATCTGTTTGACAAGTTCCTGGAAATTTACTATAAAACTGATACTTTTTACTGTTTATAACCTACCTAGTATCATAAACATACATTAATATACCAGGAGCAGCCAGTGACTACCATATGTTGTATCAAATCACGAGAAATTTTGGATTCCAGGGGAAATCCTACCGTAGAAGTAGACGTGATCTTGCAGGACGGAACAATGGGTCGCGCCGATGTTCCATCCGGCGCATCCACGGGAAAGCGGGAGGCGCTGGAACTTCGGGATGGCGACAAGCCGTCACGCTATATGGGTAAAGGTGTGCAGACTGCCGTTAAAAACGTAAATGAAATTATTGCACACAAGCTTGAGGGAATGGATGCTACCAGACAGGTCGAGATTGACAACCTTTTGCTCTCTTTAGATGGAACAAAAAACAAGGAGAAACTGGGCGCTAATGCTCTTTTGGGTGTTTCTTTAGCTGTGGCCAAGGCAGCAGCAAACGCCCTGTGTCTTCCACTCTACCGATACATTGGCGGAACGAATGCCAAGGTACTGCCTGTGCCCATGATGAATATTTTAAATGGCGGTAAGCATGCAGATAACAATCTGGATATCCAGGAGTTTATGATCATGCCCATCCATGCGGACAGCTTTGCAGAGGCGTTACGCATGGGCGCCGAGGTCTTTCACAACCTCCGTTCTGTATTGAAGTCAAAAGGATACAACACCAACGTGGGTGACGAAGGTGGCTTTGCCCCAAACCTCAAAACCAACGAAGAGGCCTTTGACCTGATTCTTGAAGCAATTAAAAAAGCCGGTTATACGGCAGGTAAGGATATCTACCTGGCGCTGGACCCAGCCGCCAGTGAGTTTTATAAGGATGGTAAATATGTGTTACGGGCAGAAGGTGGCGCAAAAAAGACCAGTGACGAGATGATCGACCTCTTTGCGAAATTTTCAGGTAAATACCCTGTCTGCAGTATAGAAGACGGCCTTGCAGAAGAAGACTGGGATGGTTGGAAAAGATTAACGGAAAAATTGGGAGACAAAATCCAGCTTGTTGGTGATGATATCTTTGTAACGAACGCAGAAATCCTGACAAAGGGGATTGAACAAAAAGTAGGGAATTCCATCCTGATCAAGGTCAACCAGATCGGTACCCTCACCGAGACCCTCAATGCCATAGAACTGGCAAAAATGAATGGATATTCCACCGTTATTTCACACCGTTCAGGGGAAACAGAGGATACGACTATTGCCGACATTGCCGTGGCAACGAATGCAGGTCAAATTAAAACAGGTTCTCTCTGCAGAACCGATCGGATATGTAAATACAATCAACTCTTACGTATTGAAGAAGATCTCTCGGACAATGCAATTTACGGAGGCAAATTATGCAAAATGTCAACGTAGACGTCCATGGCAGCAATAATTATCACATACCTTCTCCTGGCTTATTGGCATTACCTCCCGGTAAACCCGAGAGGGAAAAATTATTTGGGAAAGATTCGTATTGGGGTAAATTTGTCGTGATGGTGTCTATAACGTCCTGCGTGGTAATTTTGTTTTCCTCGATAATCAGCAAGACCAGACAAGAGAGAATCCATATGCTGGAAATAAAAAAGGTGCTTGAGAAACAGGCATCGCAGCTTGAGGCTGTGAATTTGGAGCTAGAAAAGGAATATTCCGCCCTGAAGAGCGACCCTGTCCGCATCGAAAAAGAAGCGCGGGAGCTCCTGGGATACACCGGGAAAGATGAGGTTTTTTATGAAAAATATCGTTTCCGTATTAAAAGCACCGATAAGAAGGAACCCTTAAAAACAGCCGCGCAAAATCGATGGATAACGTTTCTCTTTGATGGGCCATTTCCGTGGCAGTTTCCAGCCTTTATTATTCTTGTTACCGCTGCCTGTTATTTAATTTCATACCACTATGAATATAGAAAACTACATCGATCAAATTGCTAAAAATGCAAAATCGGCATCACGCGTTATTGCCTCTGCCAGCACTGTTACAAAAAATGCAGCACTGAACAATATTGCTGATGGCATTATCTCTTCTGCTGCCACACTCATAACCGAGAATGAAAAAGACCTTATGGCTGCGCAAAAGGCAGGACTTTCCGGAGCCATTCTCGACAGACTTCGTCTTACCGAAGGCCGAATCAAGGGTATGGCCGAAGGGGTCAGGCAGATTGTGAATCTTGCCGACCCTGTCGGTGAACTCATACAGGGAAACACCCGCCCAAATGGTCTGCAAATTCAAAAAATACGCGTACCCATTGGCGTCGTCGTTATTATTTATGAATCCAGGCCCAACGTGACTGCCGATGCGGCGGCATTATGTCTGAAGGCAGGTAATGCGGTCATCCTGCGTGGCGGGAAGGAGTCTATCCACTCAAACATTGCTATTTACAGGATACTTACATCCGCACTGGAAAAGGCCGGTTTGGACAAACGATGCATTCAGCTCGTGGAGGTTATCGAACGTGAGGCTATTGACTATTTACTCAAAGCGGACCAATATGTGGACGTCGTTATTCCCAGAGGCGGCGAAGCCCTTATTCGCACGGTAGTGGAAAAATCCACCATCCCTGTCATCAAACATTACAAAGGGGTCTGCCATACCTATGTGGATGAATTTGCAAATCTCAAAATGGCAGAGGAGATTTGCCTTAATGCAAAGGTGCAACGCCCTGCCACCTGTAATGCCATGGAAACCATGCTGGTACACGAAAAGATCGCGCCAATACTTTTGCCGGGTATAGCAAAAAAATTGCAGGATGCCGGAGTAGAAATCCGGGGCTGTAACCAGACATGCAGCATTTTAGACAATATAAAACAAGCTACTGAAGACGATTATTACAATGAATATCTTGACCTGATCCTTAATGTAAAAGTCGTACATACAATAGATGATGCTATTACTCACATAACTAAATATGGGTCGAACCATTCCGATGCAATTGTCACAGACAATTTCAACAATGCCATGAAATTTACCAGAGAGGTGGATTCTGCGGCTGTGTACGTCAATGCCTCTACGCGTTTTACTGACGGCTACGAATTTGGCATGGGCGCAGAGATTGGCATTAGCACCGACAAACTTCACGCCCGGGGGCCCATGGGTCTTGAAGAACTCACGTCATATAAATTCGTAGTCTTTGGGAATGGGCAGTTGAGGAAGTAATATAATCAAAGCCATCTTTTTTTGAAAATTTTTACTGATTTCCTTATAATTGATCTTTTCATATCATGTACCCATGATAACAATATTTTTTTACCCCTTCAGGGTTTGCCTATGTTCCATTCTATTTCCAGGGGGCTTTACCTCCCTGCTTTATACTGGCGGCCTTTTCAGGCCTAAAGAGAGATAATCAAAAAATTAGATTTCAGGAAAAATCAATGAGAATCGTCAAAAATGACACTGAAGAAAAATAACTTTACCAATCGCAGGAATTTTCTTAAAGGTACTTTCACCGTTGCCCTGGGTCTGAGTTTTACAAAGAATTTGCATCATGATTTTCCTGTAGATCTGGTTTCTTTTACAACAACAGAGGATAAAGACGAAGGTGTGCCTAAACGTCGTCTGGGTAAAACAGACAAGATGGTTTCCATCCTCTGTGCAGGAGGTTACCATATTGGTCGAATGCAGGACGAACGTTACGCCATCCGGATGATTCATGCCGCCCTTGATGAAGGGGTTAATTTTTTCGATTCGGCCTGGAGTTACAATAAGGGTGACAGTGAGAGACGTCTTGGAAAGGCGTTAAAAGACCGGCGAAACGAGGCATTTATCATGACCAAGAGTCGTGGACGGGACAAGACCGTAGCAATGAATGAATTGCACGAGAGCCTCAAACGATTACAAACCGAGTACCTCGATTTGTGGCAGTTCCATGATGTGCAAACGATGGAGGATGTAGATACCCTTTTTAGGGAAAAGGGGGCCATTGAGACGGCCCTTCAGGCTAAGCAAGAAGGAAAGATCCTGCATGTGGGGTTTACCGGGCATCGGAGCCCGACAGCGCTCGTAAAAATCATCCAAAAGTACCACCACCTTATTGAAACAGTACAGATACCCGTGAATCTTGTGGACCCACATTATTTGAGTTTTATTTTGCAAGTCGTTCCGGAGGCTGTGAAATACGATATTGGAATTCTCGCAATGAAAACTGTCGCAAATGGTGTGCTCCTGGAAGATAACGTGGCTTCGGTAAAAGAGTGTTTATACTTTGCCTGGAGTCAGCCCATCAGTAGTTTAGTTTCAGGTATGGATAGTATTGAACAATTGAAAGAGAATGTAACTTTTGCACGCCAGTTCAAGAATCTTTCGGAAAAAGACCAGTCTGAACTGCTCGCCCGAACGGGGCCTTTTGGCGGAATCAAGAGAGAGTTTTACAAACATCCCTCTGATACCTGGCGCATTTATCCCACCCGGCCGCTGCATTAGGAACTAATGCAAAAATTAAAGATGAAAATTCCTATGCAATCAAGCTAAATCTTGTTAGTACCATCAAATCCAATCCCCCAGTTTCTCCTTATCATTCACGTAAATTTGTGGTAAAATTTTTAAAGTTGTAAAGAATAATCGAAACTCTCATTGCATAGAAGATGTTTATCATGGAAGAACACATTCTGCCTATTGGGGAGCCAAGCCTCAGCGAACAGGAGCGTCAGACCCGTAAGAATTTTTTAGATTTTTCTGAGCGGGACGTAACTTTGCTCAAAGAATTAAAAGGGCTCATTCATCAACATGCCGATGACATAATAAATAAGTTTTATACTCACCTTCTCCGATTTAAAGAAACGAAAAACTTTTTATCCGACGAAGAAACGGTTAAGAAGGTCAAGCGCACTCAAAAGGAATACCTCCTTATGCTTACCGAGGGAAATTATGACGAAAAATACTTTGGGCATCGGTTAAATGTTGGGAAGACTCACGATCGCATAGATCTGCATCCTAATTGGTATATTGGGGCATATTGCCTATATCATCGACTTCTTTACCCGCTTATTATTGAAACATACAAAAATCAAGCCGATAAGATAGTGGACTATATCCTGGTTCTGGATAAGATCATGAATTTAGATATGCAACTGGCCATGGATGCTTATATCCATAATTATCATGCTGCGCTTGAAGAGAAGGTGAGACTTGCCGAGATACAAAACAAGAAGATCGAGGCTGCCAACAAGGCCAAGAGCGAATTTCTCGCTAATATGTCACATGAACTTCGTACTCCATTAAATGCAATTATCGGTTTTTCGGAAGTGCTTCGGGATAAGCTGTGCGGCGATTTGAATGAGGAACAAATGGAATTTGTTACGGACATTCACAGCAGCGGTCAGCATCTCCTGCAAATGATTAACGATATTCTGGATCTTTCTAAGGTGGAATCAGGAAGATTAGAATTAAGATACGAAGGGTTCGAGGTTCGTAAGGCTATAGATGCCGTCCTGATAACATTAAAAGGTCTTGCCAGCAAGAAGTCGTTAACCATTGAAAAAATCCATCACAATTCCATTGATTGTATCTTCGCAGACCTTATCAAGTTTAAACAAATTCTCTATAACCTCCTTTCCAATGCGATCAAGTTTACCCCTGAACACGGAAAGATTATTATTTACACGGCAGCGATGAAGACAGAAAAAGATTTCATTGAAGTTAAAGTTACCGATACAGGTATTGGGATAGCCACCGAGGATTACCCGAAAATATTTGTGGAGTTTTCACAGGTTGACAGCTCTTATTCGCGTAAATATGAAGGAACAGGACTGGGTCTTGCCCTCACGAAGAAATTAGTTGAGATGCACGGAGGCAAGATCGGATTTGAGAGTAAGGTTGGAATCGGTAGCACCTTTTATTTTACCATGCCCGCAAAACCATCTGTACGTGTGAAAACGGAAAAAGAGGATGTCCTTTTCCCTGAAAAACCGTCAGGTTACGAAACAGTTCTGGTGGTAGAAGACGACCCAAAGACCAGTGAATTGCTCTGCGTTTTTTTAAACAAATCCGGATATAAAACAATTACTGCTTTTGATGGTGAAGAGGCGCTTCAAAAAGCCAGGATATTTAAACCTTTTGCTATTACCCTGGACGTAATGCTCCCCAAAAAAGACGG contains:
- a CDS encoding FtsB family cell division protein, whose amino-acid sequence is MQNVNVDVHGSNNYHIPSPGLLALPPGKPEREKLFGKDSYWGKFVVMVSITSCVVILFSSIISKTRQERIHMLEIKKVLEKQASQLEAVNLELEKEYSALKSDPVRIEKEARELLGYTGKDEVFYEKYRFRIKSTDKKEPLKTAAQNRWITFLFDGPFPWQFPAFIILVTAACYLISYHYEYRKLHRSNC
- a CDS encoding glutamate-5-semialdehyde dehydrogenase, which codes for MNIENYIDQIAKNAKSASRVIASASTVTKNAALNNIADGIISSAATLITENEKDLMAAQKAGLSGAILDRLRLTEGRIKGMAEGVRQIVNLADPVGELIQGNTRPNGLQIQKIRVPIGVVVIIYESRPNVTADAAALCLKAGNAVILRGGKESIHSNIAIYRILTSALEKAGLDKRCIQLVEVIEREAIDYLLKADQYVDVVIPRGGEALIRTVVEKSTIPVIKHYKGVCHTYVDEFANLKMAEEICLNAKVQRPATCNAMETMLVHEKIAPILLPGIAKKLQDAGVEIRGCNQTCSILDNIKQATEDDYYNEYLDLILNVKVVHTIDDAITHITKYGSNHSDAIVTDNFNNAMKFTREVDSAAVYVNASTRFTDGYEFGMGAEIGISTDKLHARGPMGLEELTSYKFVVFGNGQLRK
- a CDS encoding AAA family ATPase; protein product: MKEIFPIIHIIGLPGAGKTTLGKRLSKKLNLPVFQIGNYRSKYPATPLGKADAWLALYYDLSRQRWRNCILETTGLNCRESFLKTALPLLQRVTVKLEAQRKILYERIQKKKKDEQGGEWLFSKNYRDKYEFVKKLFKDFRKVSADIRIDTTKLNQDEVYKTVMEKLKWYRI
- a CDS encoding four helix bundle protein, with the translated sequence MYFEDLEVWKLARGLTNKIYKVTSNGAFSKDYGLRDQIRRASVSVMSNISEGHERGGNQEFIQFLSIAKGSSGEVRSQIYVALDQGYVGENECKRLIDDFKKLSIMINNFMEHLKGSRYKGPKYKMPERKSTKETLDEIMKKIKAKNDLEV
- the eno gene encoding phosphopyruvate hydratase codes for the protein MTTICCIKSREILDSRGNPTVEVDVILQDGTMGRADVPSGASTGKREALELRDGDKPSRYMGKGVQTAVKNVNEIIAHKLEGMDATRQVEIDNLLLSLDGTKNKEKLGANALLGVSLAVAKAAANALCLPLYRYIGGTNAKVLPVPMMNILNGGKHADNNLDIQEFMIMPIHADSFAEALRMGAEVFHNLRSVLKSKGYNTNVGDEGGFAPNLKTNEEAFDLILEAIKKAGYTAGKDIYLALDPAASEFYKDGKYVLRAEGGAKKTSDEMIDLFAKFSGKYPVCSIEDGLAEEDWDGWKRLTEKLGDKIQLVGDDIFVTNAEILTKGIEQKVGNSILIKVNQIGTLTETLNAIELAKMNGYSTVISHRSGETEDTTIADIAVATNAGQIKTGSLCRTDRICKYNQLLRIEEDLSDNAIYGGKLCKMST
- a CDS encoding aldo/keto reductase, producing MTLKKNNFTNRRNFLKGTFTVALGLSFTKNLHHDFPVDLVSFTTTEDKDEGVPKRRLGKTDKMVSILCAGGYHIGRMQDERYAIRMIHAALDEGVNFFDSAWSYNKGDSERRLGKALKDRRNEAFIMTKSRGRDKTVAMNELHESLKRLQTEYLDLWQFHDVQTMEDVDTLFREKGAIETALQAKQEGKILHVGFTGHRSPTALVKIIQKYHHLIETVQIPVNLVDPHYLSFILQVVPEAVKYDIGILAMKTVANGVLLEDNVASVKECLYFAWSQPISSLVSGMDSIEQLKENVTFARQFKNLSEKDQSELLARTGPFGGIKREFYKHPSDTWRIYPTRPLH
- the cas6 gene encoding CRISPR-associated endoribonuclease Cas6, which produces MRIKIILSADKSGIIDFNYQHQLQAIIYEFLSKSNPDYSSWLHEQGYVYKNDKRFKFFVFSGITFHKQIKIISSNCLNGLHGLNCSEGFSFKASQTNPFTFSFQIASPVDKFIQHLIDGIFREGNEITLGRQQVTIHRVETLPDPLNSLNSLNGSSGLSDLNRLNGSIGLNLRPLESPIFIKKPMPYGQHDVFLFPGDEDYKELLNQNLIHKYNTLYGKPFEGEPLKFDFHAIKGKSVKQFTIFKKGLDGSTKPINIKGTLQSFTVTGPKELIRIGLECGFGQNNSMGCGYVEMNRDGQDRQDNFVKTQYLASLKQR
- the cas3 gene encoding CRISPR-associated helicase Cas3', which encodes MEYTQFQKHVINKLKDGKSLLLVAPTGLGKTLAVTGDIQDGFCKMVYAVPLRSLGKGIQKEISSLNRNGKQIPAVIHHGDIQESKLFGEEVVITTYDQVVCAVPGLPLSLPLKAGHAVAGALLMSRLILDETHLAWSISDKALSILLAIIDFRQKLGLQTIVLTATLPKSVVSIISNQLGLESVIVGEGEVVEDEGLQLRENHRKVTISTLELKNKGKGEDKKLDWQQLDDRLKNTQEKRIYFANTVERLQETYGRLIKADVSADKIIVLHNRMPRSWRADAEERAYACFGKGSQDGDWILLTNQVAEAGLDISAPLVISDPAPVDTLVQRAGRCGRWFRNGEAKGQFIVLKATKTEIEKLSLPYKSALVMAALEYLPADQLLTWTTEQSWVNQAWGGDSKKAVESVEESLNETTFALNLFDRAAQEQKPGEIAGVFREILSLEVAIEEGESVHIDDLAQRDLQFMLMQGKHPETSSISLGSAWGLIRKAPGKCVVVRHNEDGELIITPTDSVRLGDILIVPSSVAYLHRTKGLCFVKDESEMQDAILNSNWLDKRERTEESFKKEGGKLQTLCDHTAGVMEKVHQRFTENGMYRKTLIKILQFLEPDKDANALADVVVMLSIIAAGFHDLGKADKRWQEKAVKIQGKHISELIGRTSKTGDSIGIPHTPPGYNAMIKASDLLIGSLGSSEYLIRSIALSAVRHHSSFLNPSQVRYHFEPHLQTDNFIKDVLKAVSDSETILNQSGEILEAAKKTPSPEDVPLLLPNVDLFPIYALVGRAILLADREDAAGEDLEMWREEL